In a genomic window of Seriola aureovittata isolate HTS-2021-v1 ecotype China chromosome 11, ASM2101889v1, whole genome shotgun sequence:
- the LOC130177131 gene encoding protein FAM171B-like, whose protein sequence is MRLLICLISALSLCESGEAAAEFTETVGHSLHIDDGNFSNRDHMRQEPFQYQQQVLDPLPGSSFNLRVQVRDVLSRQSLSQAVVDVYINYTRVKTAHTGEDGGVLLHVPYQTGLPITVVANKDGYISTLLPCKTSRMPIFSSVTMSLLSLNQGNIWLFEDSVLITGKTSDASSQPVVHFPKSLLNLTDSSNVTSVKAYLTIPRLSSEDGSLLNTLGIMSSKSGYVSVELSPVAAVSVQLFSGDSELHVSGPIQISLSIPDSRGLQISNVVPAWFFNQTTGGWMRKGLGKVVSVDGKLMWTFTAPHLGHWIAAPLSSNRGFFGLDIPIDFILNHSSSLMVLLGGLLVVVICLLVGILCYRRRPLSETEAKTILPVMRKDQTTSTCDDELFEVYSRDVSPPQNGLNHSFREKGDNRRNSSVNSTHSVIANPSAVAIALECAELDLNTEPNDGTCVFREQIRVPGSLTENLFFYNQPVAILHAPAFFHLEEQAEQQQRSKSATLPRAGASNSAAAEPLSKDGFAQTLPKGPSATQNQAVETEDQLGVLEGSQAATSTSTARGPFSLPESVSVPGTLNKIRDSRHSVHALAEFSKMPSPQPPRAWFVSLEGKPAAEIHYNVSEQQRRRRPVESRDTSLDSGVDMSELNQSSGRRAVTLERNATFVKSTSGGKHAAPQ, encoded by the exons ATGCGCCTGTTGATCTGTCTGATATCTGCGCTGAGTTTGTGTGAGAGCGGCGAGGCGGCTGCAGAGTTCACTGAGACTGTGGGACACTCTCTGCATATCGATGACGGGAACTTTTCAAACCGGGATCACATGAGACAAGAGCCCTTTCAGTACCAGCAGCAAGTGCTGGATCCCCTGCCAG GTTCTTCCTTTAACCTGAGGGTCCAGGTTAGAGACGTGCTGAGTCGTCAGTCCCTGAGCCAGGCAGTGGTGGATGTTTACATCAACTACACCAGGGTCAAAACCGCTCATACAGGGGAGGATGGTGGCGTTTTGCTTCATGTACCTTACCAAACTGGGCTGCCCATCACAGTAGTGGCAAACAAGGATGGTTACATTAGCACGCTGCTGCCTTGTAAAACCAGCAGAATGCCAA TATTTTCATCAGTGACCATGTCACTACTTAGTCTAAATCaaggaaacatctggctctttgaAGATTCTGTCCTGATCACTGGCAAAACATCTG atGCTTCATCACAGCCTGTTGTCCACTTTCCCAAGAGCCTGCTGAatctgacagacagcagcaatGTCACCTCGGTCAAAGCCTACCTGACCATCCCCAGGCTGTCGTCAGAGGATGGCAGCCTGCTCAACACTCTGGGCATCATGAGCAGTAAATCAg GATACGTGAGTGTGGAGTTGAGCCCGGTGGCGGCTGTCAGTGTGCAGCTTTTCTCAGGAGACTCAGAGTTACACGTGAGTGGGCCCATACAGATCAGCCTCAGCATCCCTGACAGCCGTGGACTCCAGATTTCAAACGTGGTTCCAGCGTGGTTCTTTAACCAGACCACTG GTGGATGGATGAGGAAAGGACTAGGGAAGGTGGTGTCAGTCGATGGAAAACTCATGTGGACATTCACAGCTCCTCATCTAGGCCACTGGATTGCAGCACCTCTGTCATCTAACAGAG GTTTCTTTGGACTTGACATTCCCATCGACTTCATCTTAAACCATTCATCTTCCCTGATGGTTCTGCTCGGAGGATTGCTTGTTGTGGTCATCTGTCTTCTGGTTGGAATATTGTGTTATCGCAG ACGTCCCCTCAGTGAAACCGAAGCAAAGACGATCCTACCGGTGATGAGAAAAGACCAAACGACCTCCACTTGTGACGATGAACTCTTTGAAGTATATTCAAGGGACGTGTCTCCTCCACAGAATGGGCTGAACCACTCGTTCAGAGAAAAGGGGGACAATCGACGCAATTCCTCTGTTAATTCAACGCACAGCGTAATAGCCAACCCCAGCGCTGTGGCCATTGCGCTGGAGTGCGCCGAGCTGGACCTGAACACTGAACCTAATGATGGGACTTGTGTGTTCAGAGAGCAGATAAGAGTTCCAGGATCTCTGACTGagaatttgtttttctacaacCAGCCTGTTGCCATCCTTCACGCTCCAGCCTTCTTCCATTTGGAGGAGCAagcggagcagcagcagcggagcAAGTCGGCTACTCTGCCCCGTGCGGGGGCTTCAAACAGTGCCGCCGCCGAGCCGCTGAGCAAAGACGGCTTCGCCCAGACACTGCCGAAAGGTCCGTCTGCGACCCAGAACCAGGCGGTAGAAACCGAGGACCAGCTTGGAGTTCTAGAGGGTTCTCAGGCAGCAACCTCCACCAGCACAGCCAGGGGTCCCTTCAGCCTCCCAGAGTCAGTGTCGGTCCCGGgaacattaaataaaatcaggGACAGCAGGCACTCGGTACACGCCTTAGCAGAGTTTTCCAAAATGCCCTCACCCCAGCCTCCCCGGGCCTGGTTTGTGTCACTGGAGGGCAAACCCGCAGCCGAGATCCATTACAACgtgtcagagcagcagaggagacggAGACCAGTGGAGAGTCGGGACACCAGTTTAGACTCGGGGGTGGACATGAGCGAACTGAACCAGTCGTCCGGACGCAGGGCTGTAACGCTGGAGCGCAACGCTACTTTTGTCAAAAGCACGTCTGGCGGTAAACACGCAGCTCCACAGTAG
- the si:dkey-10c21.1 gene encoding uncharacterized protein si:dkey-10c21.1: protein MDMLKSRQSQLCMWLSDDPDYILEQCEDMLSMKEFRDIQKQSSDLEKMRLLLKITIEKGRDTCQSFSDILRQHQAHYQQLQQLFSSNAQGSQAPTVEADSSSVVSTREITNITGKSLSLKIETVSGAGSSPSGNIVGQGTRAGYSACGGSVICADKISGVTIDGDIDLSVSVKPSQVRADAVEKTPPSSQAPAAKMIKKHKVELIDCLSADHSFILQHVQARDIVTDREYNHLRHISQPREVVTKLIDIVMGKDQKSIEDFIDLLKESDILCTYPQLEEITRNWC from the exons ATGGACATGCTGAAGTCGAGGCAGAGCCAGCTGTGCATGTGGCTTTCAGATGACCCTGACTACATACTTGAGCAGTGTGAGGATATGTTGTCCATGAAAGAATTCCGAGACATacaaaagcaaagcagtgatCTCGAGAAGATGAGACTGCTCTTGAAAATAACAATTGAAAAGGGAAGAGACACCTGCCAGAGCTTCTCTGACATTCTGAGGCAGCATCAAGCACATTACCAGCAACTGCAACAGCTCTTCAGCTCTAACGCTCAAG GGTCACAGGCTCCAACAGTAGAAGCTGATAGTAGCAGTGTTGTAAGCACCAGAGAAATAACAAATATTACGGGAAAGTCCCTCTCATTGAAGATTGAAACAGTGAGTGGTGCAGGAAGTAGTCCATCCG gGAATATTGTTGGACAGGGAACCCGAGCAGGTTACAGTGCATGTGGAGGCAGTGTAATATGTGCTGATAAAATATCCGGTGTCACTATTGATGGTGACATCGATTTGTCAGTATCGGTGAAACCATCACAAGTGCGTGCAG ATGCAGTAGAAAAGACACCACCTTCCTCTCAG GCCCCTGCTGCGAAAATGATCAAGAAGCACAAGGTGGAACTCATTGACTGCCTGAGTGCGGATCACTCCTTCATTCTGCAGCACGTTCAAGCCAGAGATATTGTCACGGACAGAGAGTATAATCATCTGAGGCATATCTCTCAGCCAAGAGAAGTTGTCACCAAACTGATCGATATAGTTATGGGCAAAGATCAAAAATCCATTGAAGATTTTATTGACCTTCTCAAAGAATCTGATATTCTTTGCACATATCCACAGCTCGAAGAAATTACAAGAAATTGGTGCTGA